AAATTAGAATAGCTGTTCTGCCAGCTGTTAGTGGGGTGTCCAAATTTTTGGCACATGGgccgaaaaaaataaaaaaaaaactttttttaaataaccaaaaacTGATGGTCATTTTTACCTGCTGtacaaaatatgttaattttCTACAGATTTTCtatagaaaatggatgtgtGAATCTTTGTGGACCAATGGTTAAAAGCAAATGATTTTGCTCATTGGTTGTATTAAAATATCCAGTTTGCAATTATTTTGAACGATTTAATATAACTTTTTGATAACAATAAAGGGAATACATTTTGATTTGGTTTGGTTGTTCTCGCtttatttagccaattttattaaattaattcaaagcagattttaatgcccCAAAGTCTTCATTTTAGTAAAAGCTATGGGATAGAGCTGCTCCtatttatgaaattaaagagaatgtgtaAAACGTGGTTATTAAACAATGATTATTTAGTGTTTTATCAGACATCTTCACTTGTACGATTTTAAAttctctgtaataattttgccctaataaaaataattaaacaaaagttTCCACTTGCATCAGCCACgagtgctggtggaccaaatctttcgtGAAATGGAACTGGGCTGCCACCCAAAAGGCTGGATGCGGTCAGTGACAATAATCGGATGGGCTGTAGCCTTTAAACAATGTcagtatttattcatactggaTGAAGCCAAACGTGCACAGCACAAAACACCTCAAGATACATTCAAAATGAGTAAAAGCCTAGAGTTTAAAGAGCCATTTCTCTTCATGATAGATGTATAAACAGATAGATGAATCAGGTGGAATAgatgaaatgtttgtttgatGTCCAGCAAACCTTTTACGTTATTATATTCCACAAAGAAAGCAAGAAGACACATTTCCACAGGTTTCCATGTGGTATACTATTTGGTGCTAATCGCTGTTAGAAATGTAAAGTAAATGAAATTGTAATGGTTTATACAATGAAACTAAGCCACTGCTTACAAAAACAGACATGTACAACAAAGCACAGAGCTACATTACCAGTGAAATAAAGTAATGCCTGTAACATTATTCTCTGATCAAAATACCTTTAATTTAACCATTATCTTattatttctttgtgttttaatgttcCCATTCACTCAGTGAAGCatgatgacaaaaataaaacacttctaATGAAAAACGTTCATCCCCatagggagttttttttttgtctttcaggcTAGAACTTTAGCCGTTTtctcaataaaaatacaatgaatTAGCACTAAACGTAGCTCTCAAGACGTCCATTTCACCAGGCGTCCACGCCTCGTACAGCTCCTGCAGCATCTTGGCGTCGTCCTCTGCATTGTGAGCGTTGTAGGACCTTCCTAGAAAGTAGGAGACTAAAAACTGCTGAGAATAGCCGGGTAGGCCCCGGTACAGGTTCTTGCTCAGCAGGAAGGTATCCAGGAAGCCCGACACCACCTGCTGGAACTCCTGCAGCAGGGAGTACTGCCGCAGCACTCTGGTGAGCACGGGCGCATCGAAACGCTTTGCATTGTGGGCCGCCAGCACTACGGGGCAACGGAACGAGCGCAGAAAGGCGAGGAAAGAGGTGAGAAGGTCAGCAAGAGGGATTGTCATCACGCGGTCGCCATGGCACCACAGGCCGTCAGACTCTACTCTGAACCCCGTGACCTGGGTGGCGCTCGTGGTCAGGGCACGGCGGGGGAGCGTGTGTTCATTGAAGACCCTCCCCCTGTAGACAGCGGCCAGTTGGATGATATCACACACTGCAGTATctgaataaagaaaacaaatgtggCTTTAAGTTCTCCAAATGGTAAGAAAATGTTgagcaaaaaaatgtattccacCCACCAATGTTACAAATAACTTGTAGTTGTGCCAAACTCTGCAGCAACAACTGCCAATCATCAACCGTTTGTAATAGCTAGTGAATGCTAGTGGCAACAATGGGTGGGCCTATATACACACAACattaattaatatgaaaaaagctaaatttaaagttaaactgtacagtagaagagaaagaaaaatgatgTGCAATTGTTAATAGATGATCAGGAATATTCAGATAAGAGTGTACAAGttacaaattaaagaaaaaaggcaGTTGATTTTAGTCAAACTATTTTTGTTGCTCAACTGAACAACAACTACAAAGCCATCCACAGAACAGGACCAGAACTGAACCCTCCTCTAaattgacagccctaatatgtCTCTGCGGGTCTGTAGTAGAACCTGCTCCtaaagttattttcattctgCAGTGAAGCAGCTCTGCTATGTTGTCTCCGacatctttaaactaaaaaccAGATGCTCTGTTTTCGCCAGTCTTTCAATTTCACAAGACAACCTAACAAACTCACCCTCTACTCACAGCTGCACTCGCTGCCCCCCTCTCTGTTTTAATAGAATGGTATTGCCCTCAACTAATTGTCCGTTTGGCCGCCATGTTGACCAATCAAAACAAGCTCAGGTGAGGAAAGGTGGGAGCTGAGCAGCAACGAGAGAAGCGCTAATCTTCAGCAGCTGGAAGCTAAGTCGATACCAGGCAGGCTGCTCGCTgcgcagttttcttttttgttaaatttaaagTGGCCCTTCCCCTTTTAAAGCCTTAGGTCTCTTTCTCTACACTGCTGTTTGCCCGTTGCTTTCTGTCTCCATAGCGGATAACCACACTTGGCATCCACATATTAGCAGGCTAGGCTATCATTAGCGTTAGCCGGCTGGCCGGAACGCAGCgcgctgaataaataaacaatgcgaCGAAGCTTCGAGGCAGACAATTTTGCCTCGAACTATTTGATGAATCGTGACAGCCCTAGCATGGAGGAAGACGTTCTGGTCAAATAAGACCAAAGAGGGACTTATAAGACTGCACGCATAATGCTTTTTGTGGCAAAAACCTAACGTTGAGCATCAACCTGAACTGTGAAACATTGTGGTGGtggtatcatgctgtgggatgcttttcttctgcagggattAAAGCTACAGGTGGTGATGTTGGAGAGCTAGCAAGATTTGAAAGATGCTCTGTTCTCTGTCCTGTGTTGCTTTGTAAATCTGTTGGAGATTCTCTCTACATATCTTCTGAATTGCAAATTGCGGATCTTTTTCTCAACGAGAAGACAAGGCAAAGGAGTGCCCTTGTGCCCCGACGGGACATTTGCAGCTGGATACACTTTAGGCTCCTGGAAGAAGTAGAGGATCGTGTGTCTGTTTATTTTGTCGGTCAAGGATGTTGAAGATGCGTAcataattggatttatgataacaggatttctgctttttggagctgccAGTTACCTGGCGTGTTGAGAAATTCGGAAAATCTCGGCAGCTAGTTTGGCAATGGTGAGTCTGCCAGGAATGTGCGAAGGTATAAGTCATGCTGTCAGTATTCAGACTCAAATGCCGAATCACAAATTGGATGTGATTCTTCCACAGAATCTCAGGCCAGTTAAGGTCTGAACTTACTGGCAGGACGCAATGGATCTTGGAGACGTTGGAAGCTCGGCTTTGGCAAAAAGAACACGGATTTGGCTGTTTGGATTTGTCATTAAGAAGTACCAGAgagactttaaggcagacagaaaattACTACAGTCAGCCTGCCCAAAAAACAATTGCTGCTATCTGAATTGGCTCCCTGGTGCCAGCCTTGGAAGGTGGGCGATCTCAAATTCacctggatgttatgtaaacaagatgcTCTGCCCCCGCTACCCGCCCTATCCatgacatctgtgacctggagcAGTGCTCTACTGAACAGGCTGATAAACACATCATTACTTAATGACTATGGTTagtgtgggagggggggggggacgcttCTGGATAGTGATGGATTTACACTAATACACCCACACACCCACACATACATAAACACGGCTATATACACCCCACTCTGACTGACTTCCTCAGCTGTGCACCCGAGTGTTTTTACCCCTGGGACAAGAACCCTATATGCACACTGATGGGCTGTACTGAAATGCAATTTCCCCTTGGGGGGACAAATAAAGcaattcaattaatttcaatACAGGTTAAATCAGTgtcttaaaacttttttaaattcccAAAGCTACCCAGATATTGATTTGTCAAAAATAGCCAGACTTCAGTTTCTATAaatgggagtggtggcctagtgattagagcagtgcgcttgtgctctgagaaggttaCAAGTgcctggttcaatccccacagCCGGCACTCTcggtccctgagcaaaacccttaacctcagattgctccctgggcgctgcatagtggcagcccactgctccccaaggggatgggttaaaatgcagaagtgaatttctccatcgTGATATCAATGATGTTCAATTATTATTGATGTtcaatgaatatatatatatatatatatatatatatatatatatatatatatatatatatatatatatatatatatatgaatgtatAAGTAAATGGgatttatgaaaaaataaaaaataaattatttttttatttaaagcagagAGATCAATTGTAAAAGCTAAAGGTTGAAATAGgaatatacatttttgtgtgGTTTGTTGAgcaattattacattaatcttCATTATTTTGATGTATAAAATGATACATTAGTTAATTTGGTAACGTTTTTCAATTGGATAAGTAATTTACTGTATTTATTCTTAACTATAGCAGGATAAGACCTACACAGGTATGTTGGCCCTCCGTGTCTTGTTGTGATATCAGGGACAGTGAGTAAAGGTTGAAACACGCCCGtgcagatgtaaaaaaaaaagattgtttctGAACTCCATAGTTCTATTTTTAGGCGAGCAATGAAAAGAGCAAATCCACAAAGATCGTCTCTAAAAGTTGGAGGCCCAAAC
This genomic stretch from Fundulus heteroclitus isolate FHET01 chromosome 2, MU-UCD_Fhet_4.1, whole genome shotgun sequence harbors:
- the LOC105926201 gene encoding three-prime repair exonuclease 1, coding for MAADKIIVFFDLETTGLDTAVCDIIQLAAVYRGRVFNEHTLPRRALTTSATQVTGFRVESDGLWCHGDRVMTIPLADLLTSFLAFLRSFRCPVVLAAHNAKRFDAPVLTRVLRQYSLLQEFQQVVSGFLDTFLLSKNLYRGLPGYSQQFLVSYFLGRSYNAHNAEDDAKMLQELYEAWTPGEMDVLRATFSANSLYFY